From Verrucomicrobiia bacterium, a single genomic window includes:
- a CDS encoding TIGR00730 family Rossman fold protein has product MKKVEKAPGDPELKRRIAELIACKGGGHNETAVADIMENALKLLTDVEDSGDVRVIQTALRELRYAFKLFAPYASKRKVTIFGSARTETTKREYQQAVDFGRKIVNAGWMVITGAGPGIMQAGHEGAGVENSFGVNIRLPWEQSANPVIAQDKKLVTFKYFFTRKLIFIRHSDAIALFPGGFGTMDEGYEAITLMQTGKSQLMPLVLIDRPGGTYWKTWDKNIREHLLRDELISPDDLNLYQITDSTDDAVKIITRFYRNFHSSRFVKDLLVIRLKHAPSATALAAMNEDFADIITGDPIKIVTPTEEEIEDGNHLDLPRIAFGFNRRDYGRLRQLVDVLNAL; this is encoded by the coding sequence ATGAAAAAAGTTGAGAAGGCGCCGGGGGATCCCGAGCTGAAACGGCGCATCGCGGAATTGATTGCCTGCAAGGGTGGCGGCCACAACGAGACGGCGGTCGCGGACATCATGGAGAATGCGTTGAAGCTGCTGACCGACGTGGAGGACAGCGGCGACGTGCGGGTCATCCAGACGGCACTGCGCGAACTGCGTTACGCGTTCAAGTTGTTCGCGCCCTACGCCAGCAAACGCAAGGTCACGATTTTCGGCTCCGCCCGGACGGAAACGACGAAGCGCGAATACCAGCAGGCCGTGGACTTCGGACGGAAGATCGTCAACGCGGGCTGGATGGTCATCACCGGCGCGGGCCCGGGCATCATGCAGGCCGGCCACGAGGGGGCGGGCGTGGAAAACAGCTTCGGCGTGAACATCCGCCTGCCGTGGGAACAATCCGCCAACCCCGTCATCGCCCAGGACAAGAAGCTCGTCACGTTCAAGTATTTCTTCACCCGGAAGCTCATCTTCATCCGGCATTCGGACGCCATCGCGCTGTTCCCCGGCGGGTTCGGCACAATGGATGAAGGCTACGAGGCCATCACGCTGATGCAGACGGGCAAGAGCCAGCTCATGCCGCTGGTGCTGATTGACCGGCCGGGCGGCACGTATTGGAAGACGTGGGACAAGAACATCCGCGAACACCTGCTGCGCGACGAACTCATCTCGCCCGACGATTTGAACCTTTACCAAATCACGGACAGCACGGACGACGCGGTGAAGATCATCACGCGCTTTTACCGCAACTTTCACTCCAGCCGGTTCGTGAAGGACCTGCTGGTGATCCGGCTGAAACACGCGCCGTCCGCCACCGCGCTTGCCGCCATGAACGAGGACTTTGCCGACATCATCACCGGCGACCCCATCAAGATCGTGACGCCCACCGAGGAGGAGATCGAGGACGGCAATCATCTCGATCTGCCGCGCATCGCGTTTGGCTTCAACCGCCGCGATTACGGCCGGCTGCGGCAACTGGTGGATGTGTTGAACGCGCTGTAA
- a CDS encoding ACP phosphodiesterase, whose translation MNWLAHLHLSEPSPEFRLGNVLPDLLGVRELASLPAEFQRGVTCHRRIDAFTDAHPCFRQSVARLAPPFCRFGGIIMDVFYDHLLAVNWPGFSPHPLRRCLDEFYASFAPQRSRLPAAVWPVLERMREQDWLGSYGDLAGVRLALNRIGCRLSQPRELGACGPELERNYAVLADDFARFYPELRAHVALSGG comes from the coding sequence ATGAACTGGCTGGCCCATTTGCACCTGTCCGAACCGTCGCCGGAGTTCCGGCTCGGCAACGTGTTGCCGGACCTGCTGGGCGTGCGCGAACTGGCGTCGCTGCCGGCGGAATTCCAGCGCGGCGTGACGTGCCACCGGCGCATTGACGCCTTCACCGACGCGCATCCCTGCTTCCGGCAAAGCGTCGCCCGGCTGGCGCCGCCGTTCTGCCGCTTCGGCGGCATCATCATGGACGTGTTTTACGATCACCTCCTGGCCGTGAACTGGCCGGGGTTCTCGCCACACCCGCTGCGCCGGTGCTTGGACGAGTTTTACGCGTCGTTTGCGCCGCAGCGCTCCAGGTTGCCCGCGGCAGTCTGGCCGGTGCTGGAGCGGATGCGGGAGCAGGACTGGCTCGGCTCCTACGGCGATCTGGCCGGCGTGAGGCTTGCGCTCAACCGCATTGGCTGCCGCCTGAGTCAACCCCGCGAACTCGGCGCCTGCGGGCCCGAACTGGAACGGAATTATGCCGTGTTGGCGGACGATTTTGCGAGGTTTTACCCGGAATTGCGGGCGCACGTTGCGTTGTCCGGCGGTTAA